TTTTTGACATCTTCCAGATGGTTTAATTTAATTCTTCTATACAGACACAGATCATCATATTTTATTGCGTTGCTTCGTTGATGGTAGCATTACATGGATGCCATGATTTTTATGCTTGTACTATATCAGCATGGAGAGAACTCTTCCATTTTCATCCTTCATAATATTTTTCTTGCAGGTCTCTAAGTCACCTTCTGATATGGAGATTGCACTGACAATAATCAGAAACAACTCCAGGGGATTCTTAGGAAGAGACAGCATTTCAGCCGCCAGAAAGCAGCTTGATCTTCTTGAAGTAATGCACGCATACCTCAGTTGTCTGTCTAATCTGTGTGATACATCCATGATAGATTTGAAAATTCTTCATTCATCTTTGATGTTTGGAGAACTTCATCCAGATTTTTCTACATATTTTTTGCATTACCATCCCTTTGTGATGGTGGCATTTCTCTTTCATAATGTGCACAAAATGCACTTAATTTGGACACATATTAATATGTTTTGGCTAATTAAGGTTAGGAAACTCATATTGTTTGGTCTCTCAAGCTTTCTTTTCATCTGCCTTCTCAGTTACTTCGCAAGGAGTATGCTCTAGCAAGATCATTGGCTGTCTCTCAGGCACATGTTCTGCGTGCTCATGATGAAATAAAGATGGCTACCTCAAGGTTGCGCCTTAGAGAAGATGAGGATGATAAGTCTATTGAGGCTTTAAGTCCAGAAGAGCTGGATATGTCTAGTGTTGAAAATTCTGGTGAAAAATTTCTAGCTCTAGATGCATTGTCACGTATAAAAGGACATCTAAGGTATTTAAAGGTAGCTACAGAGCTTTGCTTTCTGGCAGCATATTGGTTTTTTCTCCTTGTTCCTACTTTGATGATCAATTTCCTTACAAAGCAAAACTGTTGTGTGTGTGATGTCCTTACAAACATATCAAAGCATCAGATACTCAACAACACTATGAGGAGAGGAGCAACATAATATACTTGATATAGCTATCTACATAAGTAAACATATGACATAATCACTGTGCCATATAGGATTTCTTATTGATAGAAGCTAATTTATATATTTGCTATTTGCTTGACAGGGTTTAGTACAATCTACACAGAACATCGAACCAAAATGCTTTAGTGCTTCAACTGTAGCTGAAGTAATAATACCTTCAGAAAATGGATTCAGTAGAGAATCATGCCCAGTTTGTCAAGAGCAGCTTGGTAGTCAAAAAATGGTGTTTCAATGTGGCCATGTCACTTGTTGTAAATGTAAGTCTGCATCAAACATATTCCTCTTTTGTTGCGTAAATAATGTTCATGCAAGAATGATGATTGCCTTATCACATCCTTGTAAAGTATTGTATTCTCTTTTTTCATAATCTGGGACATGCTTAAGAACAGGAAGCATTCTAACTACCTCATGACTAATAAATGAGTAAAATACTACAAATGGAACTTTACTAATCAATAGATAGCTACCAGGTTTATTTGTGATGACGGAGAGAAAGCTGATTTCACCTGGAAAATTCAATCATGATGATAGGGTAATATGCCCATCATGCCGGCGTGCCACTGATTTCGGAAATATTGCATTTGCTGATGATAGACAGGATGTAAAACGCCACACTTATGACAAAACTGAAACTCTTATTACTGTCCAAGGTTCATACAGTACGAAGGTAATGTCATTTATAACCACCTTGACTGATATTAAACATGCCTGTCAAGCTTGTGGTTGATTTGGCCTTGTAGATGCAAAATCtgcttttttttgtttcttcgGTAATTTCTTTCAATTTGATTTTTCCCTGACAATGCATCACTGTCTTTCAAAGATTGAAGCAGTGACAAGGAGAATTTTGTGGATCAGCTCTACAGAACCCCGGGCAAAGTTTCTTGTTTTTTCCAGTTGGAATGACGTCCTTGATGTGTTACAGCATGCCTTTGCTGCCAACAACATAAGCTTTGTCAGGATGAAAGGAGGAAGGTAGGTGCTTCTCCATGtgctttttttagtaaaagctGTTTTTGGGTAATTCGAGCTATTTGATCttatgcacaacatgatttGTCATTTGGTAAACCTATAGTTTGGTCGCATTTATCTTTGGCTTTCTTTGTATCTTTTGCATTTCTGGAATCGCATTTTAGGGAAATAGGAGTTTTATCACATCATTTAGATGAAGTTCTTCTCTCATGCCTAAGATGACGATTCTTAAAGTTTACACAGTGACATTAATACAAGAAAATCACTTGATTACTTTCTCATTATAATTTGTCTTGGTGTGACTCTAGGAAATCACAAATTGCTATCAGAAACTTCACAGGACAGAAGAGCAATGCTATAAAAAGCAATAAGGAGCCAGGAGACAATACAGATACCGAGTCCCCCAAAGTGTTGCTACTCTTAATCCAACATGGAGCGAATGGGCTAAATCTTTTGGAAGCTCAGCATGTAATTATGGTAGAGCCGCTGCTTAATCCAGCAGCTGAAGCACAAGCAGTTGGTAGAGTGCACCGGATCGGACAGGAGCATAAAACACTCGTGCATCGTTTCATCGTATGTGCTTTATCTTCTCTTATATTCAATATTTGCAAAAGACATGTCTATTGCCCTATTGCTGACCCCCTTCTTGCTTACTTATGGACAGGTGAAAGACACCGTTGAGGAAAGCATATATAAACTGAATAAGAGTAAGAATACGAGTTCATTTATCAGTGGGAATCGCAAGAACCAAGATCAGCCATGTTTAACGTTTAAGGACGTGGAGTCCCTTTTCAGAGTAGCTCCTGCTGCCAAGAAAGAAGACGAGACGCCGGTTGGAAGCTTGAGTGATCTTCCAGCTTCGGTTGCTGCTGCCATTGCGGCTGAAAGAAGATTAATGGAGGCAGAAAGATAGCATCTGCTGTTGTGAAGTAGATTCCAGATTAGCTAGGAAATCATGTGATCTCTACTACACGTTATTCTATCGCAATTGTTTGAAGCTTAAGATCACATGTTTAGATTGTTTATATGGTAGGCGTATATGTATTCAACATATTGTAGGAATTAGGAAAGGTCAGATTAAATGTTATAATACCATTGGTTGTAATGTTAAATTTGTACAAATACACCATGATGATGACGATGCCATACTTTAGCATGCTGTAATTAAACTATGTAGTGCATGTTTTAATATAAACTAAACTGTAttactacatttttttattctacTTAATTGTTTTTTAGTTTATCGATGTAGAGACATCTAAGTGGATATGTTTGATCATATAGAATTTGGACCGCTTAAATTTGATGACTTCGTTTAAAGTCCATTAGATTATCAGAagattattatattaattatcttCAATAATAAATTGTACTATGTGGATATTAATTCATATAAATGTGGAGTACCGCTAAAGTAATTTCAGGTCTGGTAAGTCTATATATGGATAATGGATTAGCTACCATTTATTCAAGTAATGAAAAAGATAGGCTAGGAAAATTGTTACAAAGTCCAATTATAGGACCAGAAATTTGTGGAATGCGTAAATGACTTGAATTGCCACCtatttcaaataatacatgTAATGGAATCTTGCAAgcaacaaataaaagaaaaatgccACACATATTATGATAGTAGCTTGTTAtatttctttattaatttgtaTAGAATATAATAgtcataaaaaaatactactactattcccTCTATCCTATTAAAAACGCTTTTCTTTTTGATTTttccattaaaaataataaattttctaAATGAAAATAGCTTTATCTCACATtttctcacttttactttattctctttccacttaactcacaaaataatactTTATCAGATAAAATTTCgcataaaaaaatgtaaatgttgcatatttagtGGGACGaaagagtataattttttaaataaatttttttattaaatcaatAACAAATACTAATAAACAATTTATACTCAATCAAAATTATAGACCTGTTAAGTGTTCACATGAATAATATTACACCAAAGTCCAAACAAAGGTACGAAAAGTAAATAATCACCCAATGCGTCACgcatcaaaattttcaaacttTTAATAACTAAATTTTGTACAACCAAAATAaggttatattaataatttaatgtattaattatatattaaaataataaatatagtaaGTGGACAAGTTAAAAGATTTATTAGCCTTTAacctcattttttgtttttatatttaaatttcctttctattattttaaaaatttgaattaaagtatgcACTAATTACATGTATGATTtactaaaaaaactaaaaaaattatacccaaattataaatatatgaccaCAATATTATGCACTTTCCATGTAGTATATATGcattcatatattttaattaaatgcataaaaaacctattacttttcaaataaactagTTCGTACAAAATTTGGTCTAGATTTGTTGATTGAAATATCAAATTCAACCCTTTTAAATATGAAAGCAACGTGTCAGCTACACATAGTGGCGCGTGGCCCCCGCCACGCCACCTTCCCATTCTCCCAAAGCTATAAATACCCATGACTAGGGTTCCAATTCTCACTAAAACCTTCCCCAAATCTTCAATCTAGGTCAATTTCACATCTTCAATTTTCGCAAAGCAACAGCCATGGAAGCTGCAGTTTCTCACCCTAGAGCAACTTATCATCACTTTTCCACCTTCTCGCCCAAAATTGGGGCATTTCGCCCTAACGCCTTGCCACTCACGGTTCGAATCAATCAGAGGAGTAATTTGAAAGTGATGAAATGCGCGAAGGCGGATTCAGTTCCTGCGGCGGAGCAGAGACTGGTGCTGGGGAATGAAGAGGTGTCGGATATGGAGGAGGAGTTGAGGAAACTGAACGGGAAGTGCGGAGGGATAGGAGGGATAGTGGAATTGATGGAGTGTCTAGAGAGAGAGGCGATAATGGGAGACGATGAGGGGAGAGAGCCGACTGATTACAACCGGAGAGCCCTCATTTTCGACCGGAGTTCTAGAGTGTTCCAGGCTCTCAAGCAACAGTCACAAACACTGGACACAACCTCTGCTTGAGCTCtttgtttcttcttcttttatgTTGAAGGGAATGCTCTTCTCTGTTTCTATCTCATCTTTCAAGTTCAGTTTTTAGATAATATAATCATGAAAAATCATGTAAAAGAAGTTGATTTCAATGTTATAAACTAGTTATTCACTTTTTGTTCTTTAAATCTACTTTGCTCTTTTGCTCATTCTAAAAGGAAAATCTTGATTGATCAAtaggtaattttttttaaaatgatcgATTATTATCGTAACTTCTAGTAGCACAATTTTCACGTGCctgaaaatttttgaaaaaatttaaaaatatgattGATTGGATATTCTATTAAACAACTTCATTTAAGTAGCCAAACGTTCTTTCTCCATGATAATTTCAataaatcatgttatatttaattttacccAAATTCAAGATAATAgaataatttagaaaaaaatatcaaacaaTCACTTTTCCAAAAGTTTCGAGATTGATAGAAAAAAATTGATCGAACCTGAAAAATTTTCTACACTAGGTTCAGACTATTAGATAATTGACTATTAGATAATTGAGTAAAATATCAAAGTAATTGAGTAAAATATCAAAGTctcattttttaaaagttttgaGATTGAAAAAAATTGACCAAATTTCCCGATAATTTATCCTTCGTAAATAATAAAACCCCATATTACATGTCAGCactaaataataatactccttttgtcccacattacttgaggcgtttctttttggcATGAGATTTAAAAAAGTCATGTTTAGTGAGTGGGAGAATAgagtaaaagaaagaagagagagcaaagtaaaagaaaaattaaagtatgtaagattaaatattttgtttttagtcaaaaaaggaaatgactcaagtaacttggagcaacctaaaaagaaatacgactcaagtaacttgggacggaatACTGCATTACACGAAGAAGAGAAATTCAGAATCCTGATTAATTATGCAAATACAAACATCATGCTACCAAAATTATGGTCCTAATAATAACGCCGTATCCTACAACAATTGAGCTATGTCCTAAAATAACAAAAAGCtaagaaataaaacaattaaagatGAAATCAGCAGAACTTCCAGTGGTTGTTGCAGTTTACACAGGTGACAAACGTAGTCATGGGCTCATCAGCACTCCTCGTCTGCATCTGATAGTAAGTGCACTCCTTTTTCTTGCACCGGCCGCATCTAAACTCGTTCGTGCTAGCTTTCGGTGCAGCTGCTCGTTCGCTGTTGAACAACGCCTTCTGCTTTATCTCTTCGTTCTGTACCTGCCTTGCATCACTAGCCATTTGCTCAGGCGTCAGTTCCAGAATCTCAGGTGGCGAGAACTCCCCAGTCAGGACTTTCCTCCGGAAATCCGGGTTGTTTTGATCCTTGATGTTGAACATCACCGACCTGTACTTGAACTTGTGCTGGCCGTTGGACTTGCCCCACTTCTCAAACATGGCGGTCTCCACTTGAACAGCAACTCGGTTTGGGTCATGTTGATCAATGCTTTGTTTCAAATCCGCATCAGCCTCACCATATACTTTGCACAATGCTTCTGCCAGAATTTCCCGGACTTTGTCCCTCACTGGGTCTTTGCAGGATACAGGAGACGACAGTTTTGGTGGTGGTTTTTGCACTGAAGATTTCTGGACATCGACTTTCTCAATTTTAGAGCTGGAGGAACTTCCTGACTTTGTGGACTTACCATAACTGTCCACCATCAATTTCTTAGGAGCTGTAGAGTTTTCAGATTTCATTGAGTTTGTCCTCTGGAAATTCTTCGCCTCATCAGCTTCTGAACGAGACTCAGTTTTCGCATAATCACCATTTTCACTAGTTTTCGCAGAATCGCCATTTTCACTATTGCCATTCTTCTTGTTTTTCATTGTTTCTTTGACAATTATGCCTTTCCAAATATCAACCACATCAGAAGCCAGCGCTTTGATCTTATTGCTTCTATGTTTAGTCAGTTGGCGAAGACGTTTACCCACCTGAAATAAGTTAAATAACGTAAGGGAATCAAACTAGAGATTGAATAAGTTAAATAAGTTAAACAACAAGATCCCATGATGCTCTAAGGCTCTAACATCTAATCAGTTGCTAAGGGAGTAATACCGCTCAATCAATAGGTTGGAACCAGACAACTCAGAATCACCAACCTCACTATAATCTGCTGTAGATGTGTGCAAGTAAAACGGAGAGCAATTCACACCAATGTACCAAATGCATCAAGAAAAAAGTGCACAGAGAAAATAGAATAGGGTTTCGATTCTGTATCAATTCTGTTTTGGGGTTACGGATGCTCGAAACTTCATGGGTTTAAAGCCTAAGCTTTAATTTAAAGTGGTGATTTCTATGAATCCCTGATTAAGGAACTAAAATAATCAAGAATGAATGAGGATTACTTAATACACActactcacacacacacacacactatccTATCTCTCTCTGGTGACTCAACTAATCAACTTACACCTAGTTATGATTTTTACATGTTTCAACTTTTCATCAGTTTCATAATATTTGCAAAGAGTTCCATGTGCTCTTATGATTTACACCTTGGCCTTATGTCTCAGAAAGCCTCGAGGATTGAAAACACCTTGCAACCCATGCGTAAAATCTCTAATTAATGGCGAACCTCTAAAATAGTCACGTGCCCACCAGATAGTTTTGCATAGGATGATTAAGATTCCACCCACGGACAATAATTAAATCAACTTTTTAGATACGACTATATTGCAAGGATACATGCCAATTGAAACTTGATTTGGATGGTTGATTAGTTGTAGCCTATATGATATTTGGAAGGAAGGCTCTGTGTGATGCTTTCTAAGGTTACATTatgcaattttaaaaaaaatcaaaacaacaCCAAGACATACTCTATATGTTGTCACGGAAAAAAACTTACATCTAAAATCACAATGATACACTAGAGGACATAGGTACCATGTATGGGTTGAGCAAGGAAGTCTAGGTATGAAGGCAATCAAAGTAATAAATGTATCTGCACCCTCTAATATTTTACAATTATTGAATCATAATGGAACAAATCAGGTCACACGCTAAGTTTTTTCTTATTACTGAATTTTGCCACATGGAAATGGAAATAGTCATTAAATATATCCTTCCATCATAAAACTTGGGCCAAAAGATTACATAAGTAGGTCACCTTTATGTTTTAACTAATTGAACGTATCTTGTCAGATTAGGTAGTGAATTGGAAAGATATTGCCATCAGAGATATATCAGCTACGATAGTATAAAAATCACGATGATGTCTAGATTCATCTCACATGTGATGTGATTAGAAACGCCACATTCTAAAGTCAAATTGATATATTCTCAAAATATTCACAATATGAATCCAGGGCCACCAGGGGATAACACATTTGAGTACTGTCCATGTTTGAAGACTAATAATAAAGAAAACTAACCACAGTTGGACCATCTAATGATACCCTCAAATTTTTACACATTGCATGTAATACTAATTGCAATCAAAATCAGATCTGCGGGTGGATTTGATTTTCAAAGCAATTTGAATGGGACTAGATTAACAAAACAGGATTCCaggtaataaaacaaaaacccACCCACAACCGCATGAGGCACAATAATTCGTATATATACCTTTGCATTGACATGATAACGCAACATGAAAAACAACATTACCAAATGCATAAAAATAGTTAACATACCTGTGTGGATACAAGGACTTGATAATTAACAGGGAACTTTTTGAGTTGCTTTAATGCATCGACGCATCGATCCACCTCCGCAGGAGATTTCTCAGACCCATCCGCAGCTCTCTTCACAGACTCGAAAAGCTCAGTCAGCTCCTTCTCCATTATCCCTATCTATCAGATGTCAAACAGCAACCATATCAAATTGTTTttctataaaatcaaataaaataatcagaCAATCGTTTCtacaaacaaaaaatttaatgattttACATAAAATTCACACATCAAAAAGCATTCTAGGGTTAGGTAACAATGTcaatatatcaatttaaaattGTCGAACTCCGTGAAGAAGTTAATTATAACGAGAGTTAAGAATCCGTTCCTGAAAATCACTAGAGACCTTCCATTCCAATTTTCGTTGTTTTCGAAACAGATAGGATAACAAAAAACACGGCACCTATTTTCCTGGGCAAAAGAGATTTACAACGAGTAACGGAAGCAGGAAGAGCACCTGAATAGAAATTGGCAGCTAGCCCTCGCCGGAGATGGCGTCGATAGCAGAGTTCGTAGGCGTTACCTACGTAAATTGAATCGATGGAGCAGCCTCTTGACAATGTCAGAGCGGCGAAGATGTATTGAATAATGATGAAGCTGTTGATGATAACTGAAAAAGGATTTGAGTTTTAAGGTGGAGCGACCGACCGCAATATTGGGCTTGGGCTATTTCTTCTTTCAATAATGGGCCTATATATACATCTTgcctttaatttatttattggatgaaaaaaattcaacttaattGGTAGAGATTTTTTTCCAATCAATACTTGGTGGTTCAAGCCATTATGGTCTCGGGACAAATTTGCaactaaaaaaacaaagatAGTGAAAATCATATTAATTAAAAggtaaattattataaaatgatCGATTATATTGTAACTTATAGTAGCATGATTTTCACgtgatagaaaaaaattaaagatgtGACTCATTAGGTATATTGAACAACTTCATTTAAGTAGCCAAGCATATGATACATGTGATATTTTTCGTAGCCAAATGTTCTGTCTACATGATATTATTCGTAGTCAAACACTCTATCACatagtaatatttttcataaaCCACATTCTACTCAATTTCACCAAATTcaatattataaaacaatttaaaaaaatattagtacatAATGATTTTTCAAAAAGTTTCAAGATTGATCAAAATTGACCGAACTTTGAAAATTTTCTGAACAAATTCAAAACTAGGACTCTAGGAGTATAAGACAATGGAGAAAAATACTATTAAAGTTagatcatttttaaaaattttgagaCTGACAAAAAATTGACCAAATTTCCCCATAATTTATCCTTCGTAAATAATAAATCTCCATATTACATGATCTGCACTGCATAATAATACTGCATTACACAAGAGAAATTCAGAATCCTGATTAATTATGCAAATACAAACATTATGCTACCAAAATTATGGTCTTAATAATAACGCCGTATCCTACAACAATTGAGCTATGTTCTAAAATAACAAAAAGCtaagaaataaaacaattaaagatCAAATCAGCAGAACTTCCAATGGTTGTTGCAGTTTACACAGGTGACAAACGTAGTCATGGGCTCATCCGCACTCCTCGTCTGCATCTGATAGTAAGTGCATTCCTTCTTCTTGCACCGGCCGCATCTGAACTCGTTCGTGCTAGCTTTCGGTGCAGCTGCTCGTTCGCTGTTGAACAACGCCCTCTGCTTTATCTCTTCGTTCTCCATCTGCCTTGCGTCACTAGCCATTTGCTCTGGCGTCAGTTCTAGAATCTCTGGTGGCGAGAACTCCCCAGTCAGGACTTTCCTCCGGAAATCCGGGTTGTTTTGATCCTTGATGTTGAACATCACCGACCTGTACTTGAACTTGTGCTGGCCGTTGGACTTGCCCCACTTCTCAAACATGGCGCTCTCTACTTGAACAGCAACTCGGTTTGGGTCGTGTTGATCAATGCTTTGTTTCAAATCCGTGTCAGCCTCACCATATACTTTGCACAATGCTTCTGCCAGAATTTCCCGAACTTTGTCCCTCACTGGGTCTTTGCAGGATACAGGAGAAGACAGTTTTGGCGGTGGTTTTTGCACTGAAGTACTGAATTTCTGGACTTCGGCTTTCTCACTTTTGGCGCTGGAGGAACTTCCCGACTTTGTGGACTTACCATAATTGTCCACCGTCAATTTCTTAGGAGCTGGAGAGTTTTCAGATTTCATTGAGTTTGTCCTCTGGAAATTCTTTGCCTCATCAGCTTCTGAACGAGACTCGGTTTTCGCGGAATCACCATTTTCACTATTTCCATTCTTCTTGTTTTTCATTGTTTCTTTGACAATTATGCCTTTCCAAATATCAACCACATCAGAAGCCAGCGCTTTGATCTTATCGCTTCTATGTTTAGTCAGTTGGCGAAGACGTTTACCCACCTGAAATAAGTTAAATAATGTAAgggaatcaaactaaatatcaATACCAAATAAACAACAATATCCTATGATGCTCTAACATCTAATCAGTTGCTAAGGGAGTAATACTGCTCAATCAATAGGTTGGAACCAGACAACTCAGAATCACCAACCTCACTATAATCTGCTGTAGATGTGTGCAAGTAAAACTGAGCAATTCACACCAATGTACCAAATGCATCAAGAAAAAAGTGCACAAAGAAAGTACTACTAGTACATATGCAGGCGAGTAACTCGCATTTAGGGTTTCGATTCTGTGTTAATTCTGTTTTGGGGTTATTGATGCTTGAAACTTAATGGGTTTAAAGCCTAAGCCTTCATTTAAAGTTGTGGTTTTTATGAAGCCCTGATTAAGGAACTAAAAAAATTCAAGAATGAAATGAGGGAGTGCACTTACCGTCAAATTTTAACACATGCCTGTAATATTAATTCTAATCAAAATCAGATCTTTGGGTGCATTTGAGTTTCAAAGCAATACGAATGGGACTAGATTACCAACACAGGATTTCAGGTAATAAACAAAAACCCACACAGAAACACATGCGGCACAATAATTCGTATATATACCTTTGCATGGACATGACAATCACAACATTACCAAATGcataaaaatagttaaaaatacataaaaatagttaaaaaaaaacctGTGTGGATACAAGGACTTGATAATTAACAGGGAACTTCTTGAGTTGCTTTAATGCATCAACGCATCGATCCTCCTCCGCAGGCGAGTTCTCAGCCCCATCCGCAGCTCTCTTCACCGACTCGAAAAGCTTAGTCAGCTCCTTCTCCATTGTTCCTATCTATCAGATGTCAAACAGAAACCATATCAAACTGTGTTTCTAAAAAATCAACTTAAAAATCAGACAATCAAactacaaacaaaaaaaataaatgattttACATAAAATTCACACATCAAAAAGCATTCTAGGCCCTAGGGTTAGGTAACAGTGTCAATATATCAATTCAAAATTTTCGAATTCCGTGAAGAAGTTAACTATAACGAGTGATAAGAATCCGTTCCTGCAAATCACTAGAGTCCGTTTCCATTCCAATTTCAGTTGCTTTCGAAACAAACAGGATAACAAAAACACGGCACCTATTTTCCTGGGCAAAAGAGATTTACAACGAGTAACGGAAGCAGGAAGAGCACCTGAATACAAATTGGCAGCTAGCCCTCGCCGGAGACGGCGCGATAGCAGAGTTTCGTAGGCGGTACCTACGAAAATTGATGGAGCAGCCTCTTGACAATGTCAGAGCGGCGAAGATGCGTTGAACGATGATGAAGCTGTTTGATGATAACAGAAAAAGGATTTGAGGTGTAAGGTGGAGCGACCGCCCGCGTTATTGGGCTTGGGCCGAGCTAATACGTCTTATTTCTTCTTTCAATAGTGGGCCTAAATCTAATCTTACTAGTTCTTAGTtacctattttatttatattttaatcacatttattgcctttaatttatttattggatGAAAAAAAGTTTCAACTTAATTGGTAGAGATTTTTCTCCAATC
This sequence is a window from Salvia splendens isolate huo1 chromosome 14, SspV2, whole genome shotgun sequence. Protein-coding genes within it:
- the LOC121765876 gene encoding transcription elongation factor TFIIS-like; protein product: MEKELTKLFESVKRAADGAENSPAEEDRCVDALKQLKKFPVNYQVLVSTQVGKRLRQLTKHRSDKIKALASDVVDIWKGIIVKETMKNKKNGNSENGDSAKTESRSEADEAKNFQRTNSMKSENSPAPKKLTVDNYGKSTKSGSSSSAKSEKAEVQKFSTSVQKPPPKLSSPVSCKDPVRDKVREILAEALCKVYGEADTDLKQSIDQHDPNRVAVQVESAMFEKWGKSNGQHKFKYRSVMFNIKDQNNPDFRRKVLTGEFSPPEILELTPEQMASDARQMENEEIKQRALFNSERAAAPKASTNEFRCGRCKKKECTYYQMQTRSADEPMTTFVTCVNCNNHWKFC
- the LOC121764821 gene encoding transcription elongation factor TFIIS-like, whose protein sequence is MEKELTELFESVKRAADGSEKSPAEVDRCVDALKQLKKFPVNYQVLVSTQVGKRLRQLTKHRSNKIKALASDVVDIWKGIIVKETMKNKKNGNSENGDSAKTSENGDYAKTESRSEADEAKNFQRTNSMKSENSTAPKKLMVDSYGKSTKSGSSSSSKIEKVDVQKSSVQKPPPKLSSPVSCKDPVRDKVREILAEALCKVYGEADADLKQSIDQHDPNRVAVQVETAMFEKWGKSNGQHKFKYRSVMFNIKDQNNPDFRRKVLTGEFSPPEILELTPEQMASDARQVQNEEIKQKALFNSERAAAPKASTNEFRCGRCKKKECTYYQMQTRSADEPMTTFVTCVNCNNHWKFC
- the LOC121764615 gene encoding uncharacterized protein LOC121764615: MEAAVSHPRATYHHFSTFSPKIGAFRPNALPLTVRINQRSNLKVMKCAKADSVPAAEQRLVLGNEEVSDMEEELRKLNGKCGGIGGIVELMECLEREAIMGDDEGREPTDYNRRALIFDRSSRVFQALKQQSQTLDTTSA